CTCCAGGGCCGCCGGATGGGCACCGCCGGACGAGAGGAGGACTCCCGATGAACGTCTGGATCGCGATCGCCCTCACCGCCGCCGGGTGCTACCTGGTGAAGCTCGTGGGCCTGCTCGTACCCGCGGGAGCGCTGGAGCGACCGCTCGTCCAGCGGCTCGCCGCCCTGCTCCCCGTGGCCCTGCTCGCCGCGCTCACCGCGCAGCAGACGTTCGGCGCGGGCGGCACCGTGGTCCTGGACGCCCGCGCCGCGGGGCTCGCCGCGGCGGCGGTCGCCCTCGTCCTGCGGGCACCGTTCCTGGTCGTCGTGGGCGCCGCCGTCGCGGTCACCGCGGGGGCACGGGCGCTGGGCTGGGGGTGACTCCGGCGAGGCGGCCTCCCCGGGTCAGTCGACCGGACGGCCGTGGGCGCGGAGCGTGCGGAGGGCTTCGACCGTGACCATCGGGCGGCATTCCAGGGCCGTGCCGGGGGCCCAGGTGCGCCAGCGGATCGGCCAGCCGCCGTCCTCCCGCTGATCGGCCGCGAGCCGGTCGAGCGAGCGGGACATCTCCTCCTCCGTGAACCAGCGGGTCGCCAGGGAGTCCGGCACGCGCGCGTAGTCGTGCGGGAAGTGCACCTCCCCGGGCGCGTATCCCTCCGCCACCGGGTCGTCCTCCTCCCGGTCCGGGTCCAGGACGGCGAGCCGCTGCTCCCGGACCATGCGGCCGAGGCGGTCGGCGGCCGCCTCGGCACGCGCGCGGTCCGGGGCCCCGTCGAGGAAGGCGACGGCGGCCTGGACCTCGTACGGATGGGACTTCTCCAGGGACTCCACGGCCGACCAGCAGAACTCGGTCGCCCGGAACAGCCACGCGTGCCAGACCTGGTTGCGGTGCAGCACTCCGACCACCGGGCCCGTCGTGAGCAGCGCGCTCGGCGGGGAGTCGACGACCGGGACGAACGGCGCGGACGGGTAGCCGCGCTGCGAGGGGTGGATCGCGGGGAGCGCGCCGTCGTGGGTCGACACGTCCGTGAGGTAGCGGCAGATCCGCTCCACGCGCAGTCCGCCGCAGCGGCCGATGGAGTCCAGCACCCGCAGCGCGTGCGCGGTGTGCAGGGGCTGGCTGACCGGCCCGCGGAGATCGGGTTCGAGCGCGTGGCCGTAGCCGCCGTCCTCGTTGAGGTACGCCGAGAGGGACGTCTCCACCTGGTCCGCGCCACCGCGCAGGAAGTGGTAGGCGAACCGGCGCTGTTCCAGGACCCGGGCCGTCAGCCAGATGAAATGCTCGGCGCGGGCCAGGGGGGTAGCTGGCGGGGAGGAGAGTGGTTTTTCGGCCATGCTCCGACCGTAGGGCGGAAAGTCGCGGTGACAAGGGCTACGGAGCGGGCTGCACTCTTGGGAGCGTGATACTGGGGTCATGCGGTTGACGATTTTCTGGGAACGGATGGCGGACCACTTCGGCGCGTCCTACGCCGAGTCCTTCGCGCGTGACCATGTGATGGCCGAGCTCGGAGGCCGGTCGGTGCACGAGGCACTGGATTCCGGCTGGGAGACGAAGGACGTGTGGCGGGCCGTCTGCGCGGCCGTCGGCGTACCCGCCGACAAGCAGTGACCGGACGCCGGCGGACGGTTCGGTCCGCGGCGCCGCCGGAGGGCACCCCCGCCGTCACCGGGCCGGTCACGGCAGGTGACCGAAGGGGATGTGGGGGGTCCGGGGCGGAATGTCCCCGCGGTGCGCGAGACTGGCGGGGTGGCTTCTCCGACTGACGACACCGAAGGCTCCGACGACACCGACGGCTCCGGCCTGAGCGCACCCGCGGGTGCGACGGGCGAGACCGGCGCGAGCGGGTCGACCGCCGCGACCGGACCGACCCGGTCCGCCGGGCCGGATGCCTCGGCCGGACCGGCCGGGACGGTCACCGCGTCCGGACCGGCAGGCCCCGCCGTCTCCACGGCGGCGGGCGGCAGAGGCGACGACGGCGGACCCGCACCCGTGTCCGCGGCCCAGGCGGCCCGGATGCCGCGGTGGCTGCCGCGCGCGCTCGTCCTCGCCCTCGCGCTCTACTCCGTCTTCCTCCTCGGCAACTGGGCCTTCCACCAGCTCGTCGGCCTCCTCGTCAACATCCTGCTCGCCTTCTTCCTCGCCCTCGCCATCGAACCGGCGGTCGGCCGCATGGCGGCGCGCGGGATGCGCCGGGGGCTCGCCACGTTCCTCGTCTTCTTCGCCGTCCTGATCTTCAGCGTCGGATTCGTCGTCCTCCTGGGGTCGATGCTCGCCGGCCAGATCGTGGACATGGTCGAGAACTTCCCCAAGTACCTCGACTCGCTGATCAACTGGATCAACCAGAACTTCCACACCGACCTGTCGCGGGTCGAGGTCCAGGACAGCGTCCTGAGCTCCGACTGGCTGCAGAAGTACGTCCAGAACAGCGCGTCCGGCGTTCTCGACGTCTCCGCCACCGTCCTCGGCGGCCTGTTCCGGCTGCTGACGATCTTCCTGTTCTCGTTCTACTTCGCGGCCGACGGGCCCCGGCTGCGGCGCGCGCTCTGCTCCGTCCTGCCGCCCGCCCGGCAGACCGAGGTGCTGCGGGCGTGGGAGATCGCGGTCGACAAGACCGGCGGCTATCTGTACTCGCGCGGGCTCATGGCCCTCATCTCCGGTGTCGCGCACTTCGTGCTCTTCGAGATCCTCGGCGTGCCGTACGCGCCCGCGCTCGCCGTGTGGGTCGGCCTGGTCTCGCAGTTCATCCCGACCATCGGTACGTATCTGGCCGGCGCGCTGCCGATGCTGCTCGCCTTCACCGTGAACCCCTGGTACGCGCTGTGGGTGCTCGGCTTCGTCGTGATCTACCAGCAGTTCGAGAACTACCTGCTCCAGCCGAAGCTCACGTCGAAGACGGTGGACATCCACCCGGCGGTCGCCTTCGGATCGGTCATCGCGGGGACGGCGCTGCTCGGCGTCGTCGGTGCGCTGATCGCGATCCCGGCCGTCGCCACCCTCCAGGCCTTCCTCGGCGCTTATGTGAAGCGGTACGACGTGACGGACGACCCGCGCGTCCACGGGCACCGGAGGTACGGGGAGGCCGTGGTCGCGCGGCTGCAGAAGGCCCTTCACCACAAGAAGGAGAAGGAGAGGGAGGCCGCTCGGGATGCGGACGACTCCTGAGCCTCAGAGGTGGGACAGCCCTTCCCTCAGAGGTACGACGGTCCGGTGACCCGGTGCCGGAAGGTGTGCCAGATCCATGCCTGGACGGCGACGAGCAGCGGCGTGACGACCAGCAGGGCGGGCACCAGCAGACCGAGCGTGGCGGGGGACGCCGCCCGCTCGGCCAGCGGCAGCGCGGTGCCCGCCCAGAGCGGCAGCCCGCCCATCAGGACCGCGGTGAGCGCGAAGGACTGCCAGGGGCGCCCGGCGTGTCCGACGAGCCGGCGGGCGCGCTCGTACGGCAGTCCCGTGAGCCGGAGCGCGGCGAAGCCGAGCCCGTGCGCGGCGAACAGCGCGGCCGCGGCGAGCGAGGTGAGGAAGGCCGTCGCGCCGGTCGCCGGTGTGTACGGCCGCCCGGTGAGCAGGGCCGCGAGCAGCCACCCCCAGGACAGTGCGACGGTCCAGCTCCCGCAGGTCACCGCCGCGTCGCAGGCGGTGCGCCAGCGCGGACCCGGGCCGCGGCCGCGGGACCAGAGGCCCGCGTCGCGGACGATCCAGCCGGTCAGCAGGGCCACGAGGACCGGGAACTGACCGCTCAGGAGCTCGCCCTCGAGAGCGGGGAAGCAGCCGACGAGGACGCCGACGGTGGCGACCAGCCAGACCTCGTTGCCCAGGAAGAACGGGGCGATCGAGGCGAGCACCAGCTGCCGTTCGCGGTCGTTCCGGCCGAGCCAGGGTGTGAGCATGCCCGTGCCGATGTCCGCCCCGGCGAGGACGGACCAGCCCGCCGCGAAGAGGGCGAGCAGGGCGATGGCCAGGGTCTCCACGGGGGCTCCTCGGGCTTTTCTGGGGGAGGGAGAGGGGACGGAGAGGAAGGGGAGCTGACGGTTCAGTAGCGGGGGGCCGGGAGGGCGTCGGCCGGGTCGGGTGCTCGGCCGTCGCCGTCGTTCCCGCCTCCGTCGCCGTCGCCGTCTCCGGTCCCGTTGCCGTCCCCGTTGCCGTTCCCGTTGCCGTTCCCGGCCGCGGTCGGCCGTTCGTCGTGGCCGAGGCCGGCGTCGACCGGGCCCCGGCGGGCGTGGCGGGTGAGGAGCCAGGCGTTGAGGACGGCGAGCAGGACGAAGACCGTGGTGAAAACGGTGAGGGAGAGGCGCATGGTGCCGGGGGAGAGGTCCGAGACCGCGTCCTCCGTCTTCAGCAGTCCGTAGACCACCCAGGGCTGCCGCCCGGACTCCCGGAACACCCAGCCGCTGATCATCGCGATGTACGGCAGCGGGACGGCCGCCATCAGGACGAGATGCCACAGACGGAACCGGAAGACGACCTTCCTGAAGGCGGCCAGGATCACCCCGGCGAAGCACAGGTACATCATCAGCGCGAAGCAGATCAGCATCACCAGCGCGCCGCCCCGGGTCCACGCCTCCGAGGGCACGTAGTCACCGGGCCCGAAACGTTCCGTCAGCTCTGCCTGGACCTGCGCGATCTCCGCGGTCTTCCCTCTGAACACGGCCGACTTCATCGGCTGGAAGGCGTCCAGGACGGCCAGCTGCACCCCGCCGAAGACGGCGGTCACCATCAGCGCGGGCGCCGAGAGGAACACCCCGATCCGCAGACTGCGGCCGAAGAACTCCCACTCAGGGCTGCGCCGGAACAGGTGGTACGCGCTCACCCCGGCCATGAAGAACCCCGCCGTGAGCAGCGCGCCCGCCACGATGTGACCGAAGGCCAGCAGCGCGGAGGGGTTGGTCAGCACCGCGACCGGGTCGTCGAGGACGAGCTCGCCGTTGTCGGAGCCGTACCCCACGGGATGGTTGAGGAAGCCGTTGGAGACGAGGATCCAGTACGCCGAGACATAGGCGGTCAGGACCACGACCCAGATCGCCGCCAGGTGGGCCCAGCGGTTGAGACGGTTCCAGCCGAAGATCCACAGGCCGAGGAACGTCGACTCCACGAAGAACGCCACGATCGTCTCGACGGCCAGCGAGGCCCCGAGGATGTTGCCCGCCTCATGGGTGAGCCCGCTCCACGCCATGCCGAACTGGAACTCCATCACCAGACCGGTGACGATGCCGACCGCGTAGTTGATCACGTACAGCTGGCCCCAGAACCGCACCATGCGCGCGTCCAGCGGCTTGCGGCTGAACGTGGCGCGCGTCTGGAGCACGGCCACGACCGTCGCGAGTCCCAGAGTGAGGGCGACGAAGAGGAAATGGCCGCCCGCCGTGAGGGCGAACTGCAGCCGCGCGAGATCGAGTACGTCCTGGTTCACCCGATCAGCGTCGGCGTACGGCCAGAGGCGTGGCGTCACCCCACGGTGGACAGTGGCCGTACCCCAGGAGTTGCGCCCGCCCACGCGCGCGTACCCCGTGAGTTGCGCCGAACGGCTCCCGCCACCCGGCCGATTCTTCGGTCAGGCCAGCCAGCCCGGCGTGATCATCCCCGACTCGTACGCCAGGATCACCAGCTGCGCCCGGTCCCGTACGGCCAGCTTCGTCATGATCCTGCTGACATGGGTCTTCGCGGTCGCGGGGGACAGGACGAGGCGGCCGGCGATCTCGTCGTTCGAGAGCCCCGCGCCCACCAGGCCGAGGA
This sequence is a window from Streptomyces sp. NBC_00691. Protein-coding genes within it:
- a CDS encoding AzlD domain-containing protein gives rise to the protein MNVWIAIALTAAGCYLVKLVGLLVPAGALERPLVQRLAALLPVALLAALTAQQTFGAGGTVVLDARAAGLAAAAVALVLRAPFLVVVGAAVAVTAGARALGWG
- a CDS encoding DUF3046 domain-containing protein, producing MRLTIFWERMADHFGASYAESFARDHVMAELGGRSVHEALDSGWETKDVWRAVCAAVGVPADKQ
- a CDS encoding AI-2E family transporter, which translates into the protein MPRWLPRALVLALALYSVFLLGNWAFHQLVGLLVNILLAFFLALAIEPAVGRMAARGMRRGLATFLVFFAVLIFSVGFVVLLGSMLAGQIVDMVENFPKYLDSLINWINQNFHTDLSRVEVQDSVLSSDWLQKYVQNSASGVLDVSATVLGGLFRLLTIFLFSFYFAADGPRLRRALCSVLPPARQTEVLRAWEIAVDKTGGYLYSRGLMALISGVAHFVLFEILGVPYAPALAVWVGLVSQFIPTIGTYLAGALPMLLAFTVNPWYALWVLGFVVIYQQFENYLLQPKLTSKTVDIHPAVAFGSVIAGTALLGVVGALIAIPAVATLQAFLGAYVKRYDVTDDPRVHGHRRYGEAVVARLQKALHHKKEKEREAARDADDS
- a CDS encoding cytochrome d ubiquinol oxidase subunit II codes for the protein METLAIALLALFAAGWSVLAGADIGTGMLTPWLGRNDRERQLVLASIAPFFLGNEVWLVATVGVLVGCFPALEGELLSGQFPVLVALLTGWIVRDAGLWSRGRGPGPRWRTACDAAVTCGSWTVALSWGWLLAALLTGRPYTPATGATAFLTSLAAAALFAAHGLGFAALRLTGLPYERARRLVGHAGRPWQSFALTAVLMGGLPLWAGTALPLAERAASPATLGLLVPALLVVTPLLVAVQAWIWHTFRHRVTGPSYL
- a CDS encoding cytochrome ubiquinol oxidase subunit I, which gives rise to MNQDVLDLARLQFALTAGGHFLFVALTLGLATVVAVLQTRATFSRKPLDARMVRFWGQLYVINYAVGIVTGLVMEFQFGMAWSGLTHEAGNILGASLAVETIVAFFVESTFLGLWIFGWNRLNRWAHLAAIWVVVLTAYVSAYWILVSNGFLNHPVGYGSDNGELVLDDPVAVLTNPSALLAFGHIVAGALLTAGFFMAGVSAYHLFRRSPEWEFFGRSLRIGVFLSAPALMVTAVFGGVQLAVLDAFQPMKSAVFRGKTAEIAQVQAELTERFGPGDYVPSEAWTRGGALVMLICFALMMYLCFAGVILAAFRKVVFRFRLWHLVLMAAVPLPYIAMISGWVFRESGRQPWVVYGLLKTEDAVSDLSPGTMRLSLTVFTTVFVLLAVLNAWLLTRHARRGPVDAGLGHDERPTAAGNGNGNGNGDGNGTGDGDGDGGGNDGDGRAPDPADALPAPRY